The Gemmatimonadaceae bacterium region TCCTCGGCGTCTTCGATGCCGTCCAAGTCGGTGGACTCCCTGCCGTGCACCCGCGGGCGCACCTCGTCGTGCGCCTGAAGGGTGGGACGCAGGACGTGGGGAAGCACCGCGTGGGGCTTCGGTGGCTCAACCCGCACGGCACCGAGCTCTGGTCGTCGGACGGTCAGATCGACGTGGAAGGGGTGCCGCCCGCGGCGCACGAGATGGACCTGCCCATCATCGCGTCGATCGACCTCCCGCTGGACGAGGCGGGGAGCTACACGATGCGCATCGACCTGGACGACCAGGCCCACACGTCGGTGGGACTGATGGTGCGCGCGGCGCCGCCGCAGTTCGTGGCCCCGGCGGCATCGGGCGCGCTCGTTTCCTAGGCGCCCGGCGGTGGTGGCGGCGGTGGTGGCGGCGGTGGCGGCGGCGATGACGCCTTGGCCTCGCACGCCCGGCACCGCGTGATCCCCTTCATGTTGCAGATGACGCAGATGAAGGTTCCGCAGTCGGCGCAGGGATACCCTTCCGATGCGCGCTCCTCGTTGCCGCAGGCGCGACAGAGCATCGCGTCGCGTTCGTGCTGCTGCGTGGTCATGGCTGTTCCCGTTTTGGGCGCGATGCGTTAGGCGTCGGGGAGTCCGTATTCCTTGATCTTCTTGATCAGCGTGGCGCGCGAGATTCCGAGTTCGCGAGCCGCGTGCGTGCGATTTCCCTCGCGCAGGCGCAACGTGCGGACGACATGCTCGCGCTCGACATCGGCCAGCGTCTTGCCCTCGAGGCGATCGGCGGCCGTGGCGCCGGGAAATGCCCCGCGCACCTCGGGAGGGAGCGATGACAGTTCCAGCGTCTTCTCGCCGCGACCGACGATCATGCCGCGCTCCAGCACGTTGCGCAACTCACGGATGTTTCCCGGCCACGCATGGCGCAGGAGCGCATCGAGCGCGCCCTCGCTCACCTCGCGCGGCGCCGCGGGAAGGTGCGGCGCCAGCTCATCCATCAGGCGTCCGATCAGCTCGACGAGGTCCTCGCGCGAACGCGCACGCAGCGGCGGGAGCGTGAGCGGCATGACGCTCAACTTGTAGTAGAGATCTTCGCGGAAGTTGCCCGCGTTGACCTCGTGCACGAGGTCCTTGTTGGTCGCTGCGATGATGCGCACATCCACGGTGAGTTCGCGCGTGCCACCGACGCGCCGGAAGCCCTTTCCTTCGAGGACGCGCAGCAGCTTGGACTGGAGCGGCGCCGGAAGCGCCCCGATCTCGTCCACGAAGAGCGAGCCCCCGGCCGCCACCTCCAGCAGCCCCGCTCGCGCGCGGTCGCCCGCCGCGTCGTCGATGCCGAAGAGTTCCGCATCCAGCGCATCTCCCGCGTGCGCGGCGCAGTTGACTTCCACCAGCGGAGCGTGGGCCCGCGCCGAGTGGGCGTGGATCATCTCCGCCACGCGCCCCTTCCCCGTCCCGCTCTCGCCCAGCAGGAGGACGGTGGTGCGCTCGGAGGCGGCGAGCAACTCCACCTGCGCCGCAAGGTCGTGCATGTGCGTCGAACTCCCGATCGCGACGCTCCCACCGGTGGTGCGACGCTCGGTGAGGTACCGTGACAGCTGTCGCAGTCGCACCTTCTCCAGCGCGCGTTCCACGGCGACGAGCAGGTGGGGAAGCTCCACCGGCTTGGTGAGGAAGTTCTCGACCCCTTCCTGCACCGCGCGCACGGCCAGCGGGACGTCGGCATGCCCCGACACCATGACCACCACTGGGTCCTGGTCGCGCAGGCGCGCGTAGACGTCGAAGCCGGTCATGTCGGGGAGGCGCAGGTCGAGCAGCGTCACGTCGGGGCGTCGCTCGCGCCAGGCGACGAGCGCCTCCTCGCCGCTGCGCGCCACGCGCACGGTGTGTCCCGCCCGGGACAGGAAGCGCTCGAAGCTGTCGGCGAGCAGCGGCTCGTCGTCGACGATCAGCAGGTCGCCCACTCCCCTAACGCTCCACTGCCTGCCGAGCGGCGAGTGCACGCCGCACGTCGTCGAGGGTGAACGGCTTGAGAAGCGTCACGCCGCCCGACTCGCGCGCCATGCGGTCGGCGGCCTCGCTCTCCAGGTCGCCGGTGAGCACGATCGTGCGCGGGACCATGGCCGGGCACTGCGCCTGCAGCTCGCCGAAGAAGGCCTCGCCCCCTAACCGCGGCATGCGCAAGTCGAGGATGATGCGGTCGAACGATCCCCCCTCCATGGCGCGGCGTGCGTCCTCACCATCTGCGGCCAGCGTCACGCGGTGCCCCAGGAACCCCAGCATGCGCTCGAGCGCGGCGCGCACGGACGGTTCGTCGTCGACGACGAGGACGTGCAGCTGCGCGCCCTCGGGGGCGGTGTCGTGGTGTGCGGGAGCGACCGCCTCGGGTTCGGGCACCGCGGTGATGGGGAG contains the following coding sequences:
- a CDS encoding sigma-54-dependent Fis family transcriptional regulator; protein product: MHSPLGRQWSVRGVGDLLIVDDEPLLADSFERFLSRAGHTVRVARSGEEALVAWRERRPDVTLLDLRLPDMTGFDVYARLRDQDPVVVMVSGHADVPLAVRAVQEGVENFLTKPVELPHLLVAVERALEKVRLRQLSRYLTERRTTGGSVAIGSSTHMHDLAAQVELLAASERTTVLLLGESGTGKGRVAEMIHAHSARAHAPLVEVNCAAHAGDALDAELFGIDDAAGDRARAGLLEVAAGGSLFVDEIGALPAPLQSKLLRVLEGKGFRRVGGTRELTVDVRIIAATNKDLVHEVNAGNFREDLYYKLSVMPLTLPPLRARSREDLVELIGRLMDELAPHLPAAPREVSEGALDALLRHAWPGNIRELRNVLERGMIVGRGEKTLELSSLPPEVRGAFPGATAADRLEGKTLADVEREHVVRTLRLREGNRTHAARELGISRATLIKKIKEYGLPDA